A DNA window from Legionella sp. MW5194 contains the following coding sequences:
- a CDS encoding GNAT family N-acetyltransferase — protein MTYPFIRKATPNDYDAIWSIWMQDHVIQWMSFTKQGKEEFKAHYQRMSQASDIYVLVDAVEGKEKVMAVRRIKFGQGPYRHTAEYCSMGVDKDSQGKGYAKHLYAEFLNIVREKGGIKRIQLTQSGGNFNAFHLADKTFSQEAIFPDWLARESNGGHFYLIERYVYQLIDENLAKQAPGIPSLQFDEQLPLLQDQDLCPVSIKRDQNQFTACINDAPVLTVDFDPDDSVIRHIGFLSIQLPTANDEAAAAAALRSILAALLQEGRVKKLELFTESPAVAKLCQAAGFYVRGEKRASYFDEQGQTYKNELGLEYSFMRISDARDLVVARITDPVKRKDIAKMLQCCQSLIEELGKKEGYDALGVCYLENLVYQAVRDGLEAQKLISLTDRRWLPLVSQMPVSFKEELFALVKVMQPSSLTFFQPAPVISTTVTATAPINSME, from the coding sequence ATGACCTACCCATTTATTCGCAAAGCCACCCCTAACGATTACGATGCCATTTGGTCCATCTGGATGCAAGATCATGTTATTCAATGGATGTCGTTTACTAAACAGGGTAAGGAAGAATTTAAGGCCCATTACCAACGGATGTCGCAAGCCAGCGACATTTATGTTCTGGTGGACGCCGTCGAGGGCAAAGAAAAAGTAATGGCCGTACGACGCATTAAATTTGGCCAGGGTCCTTATCGCCATACAGCTGAATATTGCTCCATGGGGGTTGATAAAGACTCACAGGGTAAAGGGTACGCCAAACATTTATATGCTGAATTCTTAAACATCGTCAGGGAAAAAGGCGGTATTAAACGCATTCAGTTAACTCAAAGCGGCGGCAATTTCAATGCCTTTCATCTGGCGGATAAGACCTTTTCTCAGGAAGCGATTTTTCCGGACTGGCTCGCACGCGAGAGTAATGGCGGGCATTTCTACTTAATCGAGCGCTATGTTTATCAACTCATCGATGAAAATCTGGCGAAGCAGGCTCCAGGAATACCCAGCTTGCAATTTGACGAACAGCTCCCGCTTTTGCAGGACCAGGACTTGTGCCCGGTGAGTATTAAGCGAGACCAGAATCAATTCACTGCCTGTATCAACGATGCGCCTGTTTTGACAGTCGATTTTGATCCGGATGACTCTGTCATTCGGCACATTGGCTTTTTAAGCATTCAGTTACCCACAGCGAACGATGAAGCCGCTGCGGCCGCGGCTTTACGCTCCATTCTTGCCGCACTCCTTCAGGAAGGACGGGTCAAAAAGCTGGAATTATTCACCGAGTCGCCTGCCGTTGCCAAATTATGCCAGGCCGCCGGCTTTTATGTTCGCGGGGAAAAAAGAGCGTCTTATTTCGACGAGCAGGGCCAAACCTACAAAAATGAGTTGGGCCTTGAGTACAGTTTTATGAGGATTAGCGACGCCCGCGATTTAGTCGTTGCCAGAATCACTGATCCGGTCAAACGAAAAGACATAGCTAAAATGCTCCAGTGCTGCCAATCCCTCATTGAGGAATTGGGCAAGAAAGAAGGCTACGACGCATTGGGTGTTTGCTACCTGGAGAACCTGGTTTATCAGGCAGTCCGCGATGGCCTGGAGGCCCAGAAGTTAATTTCCCTGACTGACAGACGCTGGCTTCCTTTGGTTAGTCAAATGCCAGTTTCATTTAAAGAAGAACTGTTTGCTCTGGTCAAGGTCATGCAACCGTCCTCGCTCACTTTTTTTCAACCTGCCCCGGTGATTTCGACAACCGTAACCGCAACGGCCCCTATTAATTCCATGGAATAA
- a CDS encoding amino acid permease: MEQKRILGLPASTSLVIGNMVGSGIFLLPAAMAAIGSIGLFGWVITALGSILLALIFGKLSQRLPLVGGLYAYCRHELGDFAGYQVSVAYLLGNIIGDAATVVALLAYLTVFWPDLTTNHSLAFLVGTAIIWLVALINIIGVKEVKIVQMVTTIIKLIPILLVSLVGLFHIKVENLAFFNVSGQSNLAALANAAMLTFFAFGGLESATIPAENVKNPEVTIYRATVLGTAITALIYLLSTVALMGMFSPASLANNPAPFAAAGRLIFGDLTDSIFAMAAIIACLCTVIGFLFITSQAAMATARDGLLPLFLTRLSRFNTPHWAICLSALIMTVLLGMNYSSLLTAQFTLLVTLSNLCILVPYLYTTVAAMIAFRQFKSPAHRHRTVNWMVISILACIYVLFALLGSGQDVIFYGIGLLFCLTPFYALMAIHRSKYTNKQPI, encoded by the coding sequence ATGGAACAAAAGCGAATCCTGGGATTACCTGCCAGCACTTCTCTTGTAATTGGTAACATGGTGGGATCCGGTATTTTTCTGTTGCCCGCTGCCATGGCGGCCATCGGCAGCATCGGTCTTTTCGGTTGGGTTATCACGGCGCTGGGTTCCATTTTGCTGGCCCTTATTTTCGGTAAACTCAGTCAACGCCTGCCGCTGGTCGGTGGGCTTTATGCTTACTGCCGTCATGAACTGGGCGATTTTGCCGGGTATCAGGTCAGTGTGGCGTATCTGCTCGGCAATATTATTGGCGATGCCGCCACCGTGGTGGCCTTGCTGGCTTATCTGACCGTTTTCTGGCCTGATCTGACCACCAATCATTCGCTGGCCTTCCTGGTTGGCACCGCCATTATCTGGCTGGTTGCCCTCATTAACATTATTGGAGTTAAGGAAGTTAAAATCGTACAGATGGTGACCACCATCATTAAATTGATTCCTATTCTCCTTGTCTCGCTGGTCGGGCTATTCCATATTAAGGTCGAAAATCTCGCTTTCTTTAATGTGTCAGGACAATCCAATCTGGCCGCCTTGGCCAACGCGGCCATGTTAACTTTTTTTGCATTCGGCGGCCTGGAATCCGCCACGATCCCTGCAGAGAATGTAAAGAATCCGGAAGTAACCATTTATCGGGCCACAGTACTTGGCACCGCGATCACGGCATTGATTTATTTATTGAGCACAGTCGCACTCATGGGCATGTTTTCACCCGCATCCCTGGCCAATAACCCGGCTCCTTTTGCTGCAGCAGGACGTCTCATTTTTGGCGATCTGACCGACTCGATTTTTGCCATGGCAGCCATTATTGCCTGCCTTTGCACAGTCATTGGCTTTCTCTTTATCACCAGTCAGGCGGCTATGGCCACCGCCAGAGATGGCCTGCTGCCTTTGTTTTTAACGCGATTATCGCGATTTAACACCCCCCATTGGGCCATATGTCTTTCTGCTTTAATCATGACAGTGTTATTGGGAATGAATTACTCAAGCTTGCTGACAGCCCAGTTCACGCTGCTGGTGACCTTATCGAATTTATGTATTTTAGTTCCTTATCTTTATACGACCGTGGCCGCCATGATCGCGTTTAGACAATTTAAATCCCCCGCTCATCGCCATCGTACCGTCAATTGGATGGTTATCAGCATACTGGCCTGTATTTATGTTCTGTTTGCTCTTTTAGGTTCAGGACAGGACGTTATTTTTTATGGTATTGGATTATTGTTCTGCCTGACACCTTTCTATGCTTTAATGGCCATACACCGCAGCAAGTATACTAATAAACAACCAATATGA
- a CDS encoding putative quinol monooxygenase, which translates to MKSWMVLFCSVMLNHGIWAEGTIPPGNSLKEATYIRLESRGDQEKNLTLLLKAGAEHVKSTEPDTEIWFALTREGNQFALFNAFTDTAGRAAHLNGQVITALKQNSDRLIEGGWENGVIKNIQNSTILVSNNDQRDRLDQARLASYLTFKAIPGKEKELDTLLQKVVALVNRVEPNTLFWVALKNEDDSYALFAVFSDMDALNAHFSGVAVTTIQQNAAQLIQDGWTNGVMKTIKNYDVIASR; encoded by the coding sequence ATGAAATCATGGATGGTGCTTTTTTGCAGTGTGATGTTGAATCATGGGATTTGGGCTGAGGGGACTATCCCACCGGGAAACAGTCTGAAAGAGGCGACCTACATTCGCCTTGAGAGCCGGGGGGACCAGGAAAAAAATCTGACGCTGCTGCTTAAAGCTGGCGCCGAGCACGTGAAAAGTACCGAACCCGATACTGAAATCTGGTTTGCCCTGACGCGTGAAGGAAATCAATTCGCGCTGTTTAACGCATTCACTGACACGGCAGGACGGGCCGCTCATTTGAATGGACAGGTCATTACCGCACTCAAGCAGAACTCCGATCGACTGATTGAAGGCGGCTGGGAAAACGGCGTGATTAAGAACATTCAGAACTCAACCATTCTGGTCAGCAACAATGACCAGAGGGATCGACTGGATCAAGCGCGGTTGGCCAGTTACCTGACGTTCAAAGCCATCCCGGGCAAGGAGAAAGAATTAGACACTCTGCTGCAGAAAGTGGTGGCCTTGGTTAACCGCGTCGAACCCAATACTCTTTTCTGGGTTGCTTTAAAAAATGAAGATGACAGCTATGCTTTGTTTGCAGTTTTTTCTGACATGGATGCCCTAAATGCCCATTTTTCCGGGGTTGCGGTGACGACCATTCAGCAGAATGCGGCCCAGCTCATCCAGGACGGCTGGACTAATGGCGTTATGAAAACCATTAAAAACTATGATGTGATCGCCAGCCGTTAG
- the gspK gene encoding type II secretion system minor pseudopilin GspK, translated as MLRPKQAGSALISALFIMTLVAIAATAMSTRLQLDIYRTRLTLLSDQLYLASQSVTFWAMSELRDSKNTFTRNTADGTLRAFPVKQKGIYPPFTVTGELYDLQSRFNLNNLSSKNYSLLFLKLLEKPDLKLSAGQRKQLLDATMQWITDYKPGRGNDEYLAYYARQKPAYLPGYQPFESPSEFRLVRGVSANLYQGLADFISALPEPVPINLNTAPQLLLKGLGNGLNNAQVQQLMDARGETGIKNMNKIGPLLQKLGVRSEHVTLESQYFMSIARVTHEDLSLINYTILKRSRNNQGKITVSLIKESLNTL; from the coding sequence ATGCTGAGACCTAAGCAAGCCGGCAGCGCCCTGATTTCGGCTCTTTTTATTATGACCCTGGTCGCCATTGCGGCAACTGCCATGAGTACTCGCCTGCAACTGGATATTTACCGTACACGATTAACGTTGCTCTCCGATCAGCTTTATCTCGCCTCTCAATCTGTGACGTTCTGGGCCATGAGCGAACTTCGGGATAGTAAAAACACCTTTACGCGAAACACCGCTGACGGCACGTTACGTGCTTTTCCTGTCAAACAAAAAGGGATTTACCCGCCCTTTACCGTCACCGGCGAGCTTTATGATTTGCAAAGCCGTTTTAATCTGAACAATTTAAGCAGTAAAAATTATTCTCTCCTGTTTTTAAAACTGCTGGAAAAGCCCGATTTAAAACTGAGCGCCGGGCAGCGAAAACAGTTGCTGGATGCGACCATGCAATGGATAACGGATTACAAACCTGGGCGCGGTAACGATGAATACCTCGCTTATTACGCCCGGCAAAAACCAGCTTACCTTCCGGGTTATCAACCCTTTGAAAGTCCCAGTGAATTTCGTCTGGTACGCGGGGTAAGCGCCAACCTGTACCAGGGGTTGGCTGATTTCATCTCGGCCTTGCCTGAACCTGTGCCGATTAATCTTAATACCGCTCCGCAATTGCTGCTTAAAGGGTTGGGTAATGGGCTTAATAACGCACAGGTTCAACAATTGATGGACGCGCGCGGCGAAACGGGCATAAAAAACATGAATAAAATAGGCCCTTTGCTGCAAAAACTCGGCGTACGCAGTGAACATGTCACGCTGGAAAGCCAGTACTTCATGAGTATTGCCCGGGTAACCCATGAGGATTTAAGTCTTATCAATTACACGATTTTAAAGCGCAGCAGAAACAATCAGGGGAAAATAACCGTGTCGTTAATTAAAGAGAGTCTGAACACGTTATAG
- the lspJ gene encoding GspJ family T2SS minor pseudopilin variant LspJ, which yields MRKNAAFTLLEILIALTVFAILATITSSAMYYAFNTRSRVTVQAERLMTLQLALTLIERDIQQVANRAVRDNEVRLLPAFIGRNNYMELTRGGLTNPNSSDKRSTLKRIALLCDKQQLIRRSWPVLDTLKRKEYDDKVLLQQVVGCQLAYLNDQLQVLPEWRANAMPAGRKSSSLPKAVQLTLTLSDWGKASFLFILPEGLYAET from the coding sequence ATGAGAAAAAACGCGGCCTTCACTCTGCTTGAAATTCTCATCGCGCTGACGGTATTCGCTATTCTTGCTACCATCACGTCCTCAGCCATGTATTATGCCTTCAATACCCGCTCGCGTGTCACGGTTCAGGCCGAACGCCTGATGACCCTGCAGCTGGCCTTGACCTTAATTGAACGGGATATTCAACAGGTTGCCAACCGCGCTGTACGCGACAATGAGGTGCGTCTGCTTCCCGCCTTCATTGGGCGTAATAATTACATGGAGTTAACACGAGGGGGATTAACCAACCCGAACAGCAGCGATAAACGCAGCACCCTTAAACGCATTGCCCTGCTTTGCGACAAACAGCAATTGATTCGCCGCAGCTGGCCGGTTCTGGATACCCTGAAACGGAAAGAGTATGATGACAAAGTGTTATTACAACAGGTGGTGGGATGTCAATTGGCCTATCTGAATGATCAGCTCCAGGTTTTACCCGAATGGCGGGCGAATGCCATGCCCGCCGGTCGCAAGTCGTCCTCACTGCCGAAGGCCGTGCAATTGACCCTGACCTTATCCGACTGGGGGAAGGCAAGTTTTTTGTTCATTTTACCCGAGGGGCTTTATGCTGAGACCTAA
- the lspI gene encoding GspI family T2SS minor pseudopilin variant LspI: MMNKTLNKGFTLVEVLLALAVVAIALTALLKATSQDVANTQLIKEKTISHWIAMQGIAMVQLGLLTVPSNQEITQVTSLLGQRWYWRVKLSPTALGKAVQQITVSVSKNQAGPFADPLLAFKYQP; encoded by the coding sequence ATGATGAACAAAACGCTTAACAAGGGATTTACGTTAGTCGAAGTGCTGCTGGCGCTCGCGGTTGTCGCCATTGCCCTGACGGCACTGCTTAAAGCGACCTCTCAGGATGTTGCCAATACGCAGCTCATCAAAGAAAAAACCATAAGCCACTGGATTGCCATGCAAGGCATTGCCATGGTGCAACTGGGACTTTTAACGGTACCGTCCAACCAGGAAATAACACAGGTCACAAGCCTTCTTGGGCAGCGCTGGTATTGGCGGGTTAAACTTTCTCCGACTGCCCTCGGTAAAGCCGTACAGCAAATAACCGTCAGCGTCAGTAAAAACCAGGCGGGACCGTTTGCCGATCCCCTGCTCGCATTTAAGTACCAGCCATGA
- the gspH gene encoding type II secretion system minor pseudopilin GspH, whose product MRNKRGFTLIEILVVIVITGIILSVTLLAFGDFGAGRKAVVSAEHFASYVKLVQHRAILEVNTLGININRNGYETFRFEQGLRWQPMPKNSLFHWQAFPRHVVVSLKAAIRNRDNRPDIVINPSGDMSPFELVFGTAETPRLVVLSGEHNGELQLTNSDS is encoded by the coding sequence ATGCGCAATAAACGCGGATTTACGCTCATTGAAATTCTGGTTGTGATTGTCATTACCGGCATTATCTTAAGCGTAACACTGCTTGCTTTTGGCGATTTTGGCGCGGGCCGCAAGGCGGTCGTCAGCGCCGAGCATTTCGCCTCCTACGTGAAACTTGTTCAGCATCGGGCTATTCTTGAAGTAAACACCTTAGGCATTAATATCAACCGCAACGGCTATGAGACGTTTCGTTTTGAACAGGGTCTTCGCTGGCAGCCGATGCCCAAAAACAGCCTGTTCCACTGGCAGGCCTTTCCCAGGCATGTGGTTGTGAGTCTAAAAGCGGCCATACGCAATCGCGATAATCGCCCTGACATTGTCATTAACCCGTCAGGCGACATGTCACCTTTCGAACTCGTGTTTGGTACGGCTGAAACACCAAGACTGGTGGTACTGTCCGGTGAACACAATGGCGAACTTCAATTGACAAACAGCGACTCATGA
- the lspG gene encoding GspG family T2SS major pseudopilin variant LspG — protein sequence MRNQKGFSLIEIMVVVVILGILASIIVPKIISRPDEARVVKAKQDVLAIQNALDLYKLDNGVYPTTDQGLQALVEKPTSNPAPRDWKQYLKSVPKDPWGREYLYLNPGEHGDVDVFTLGAEGQPGGTGINAEIGNWDAQ from the coding sequence ATGCGTAATCAGAAGGGTTTTTCTCTGATAGAAATAATGGTAGTTGTCGTCATCCTGGGTATCCTTGCGTCCATTATCGTCCCTAAAATTATTAGCCGACCCGATGAAGCACGGGTGGTAAAAGCAAAACAGGATGTGTTGGCCATACAAAATGCGCTGGATCTCTACAAACTGGATAATGGCGTATACCCAACCACTGATCAAGGCTTGCAGGCGCTGGTTGAAAAGCCCACCAGTAACCCGGCACCCCGCGATTGGAAACAATATTTAAAATCCGTACCCAAGGATCCCTGGGGTCGCGAATACCTTTATTTAAATCCCGGTGAACACGGGGATGTGGATGTCTTCACTCTGGGCGCTGAAGGCCAACCGGGAGGAACCGGCATCAATGCGGAAATAGGTAACTGGGATGCGCAATAA
- the lspF gene encoding GspF family T2SS innner membrane protein variant LspF: MGAYQYQALTKSGGTNKGIIEADSERHARQLLRDQGLIPVQIQTQARQKQTRHSAKISAQDLSLFTRQLATLLAAGIPVEESLRGVSEQTEKDKVRALIIGVRSKVLEGYGLAQSMNEFPQAFPELYRATVAAGEQTGRLDVVLEKLADYTENQQGTRQKVQQALIYPTLMILVSAAIISFLLAFVVPKIIEVFTSSGQSLPAMTKVLINMSDFIKAYGLLVAGAIILAFIAFRRSLRHLKIRMLWHRLLLKLPVSSYLVRSVNVARYIHTFGILFAAGVSVLETMRVSASLVTNLVMRNAFDAATTRVREGTAIHQALKETHFLSPMATHLIASGEKSGQIATMMERAAQHLDNEVQRLIDTALTLLEPLVILLMGAVVLFIVLATLLPIFSMEQLVA, translated from the coding sequence ATGGGCGCTTATCAATATCAGGCTTTAACCAAATCCGGAGGGACCAATAAAGGCATTATTGAGGCCGATTCGGAACGCCATGCCCGGCAACTGCTGCGTGATCAGGGCCTTATTCCGGTGCAAATCCAGACGCAGGCCAGGCAGAAACAAACCCGTCATTCAGCTAAAATTTCTGCTCAGGATTTGTCACTGTTTACCCGCCAGCTGGCCACCCTGCTCGCAGCGGGGATTCCGGTTGAAGAATCGCTGCGTGGCGTCAGTGAACAGACCGAAAAAGATAAAGTCAGAGCCTTAATCATTGGCGTACGCTCCAAAGTACTCGAAGGTTACGGCCTGGCTCAGTCTATGAATGAATTCCCCCAGGCATTTCCTGAACTATACCGGGCCACCGTGGCCGCCGGTGAACAGACCGGCCGTCTTGATGTTGTTCTTGAGAAGCTTGCGGATTACACCGAAAATCAGCAGGGAACCCGTCAAAAAGTGCAGCAGGCCCTCATTTATCCCACATTGATGATCCTGGTTTCCGCTGCAATCATCAGTTTTCTATTGGCCTTTGTTGTGCCTAAAATCATTGAAGTATTCACGTCAAGCGGTCAATCGCTGCCCGCGATGACAAAAGTGTTAATCAACATGAGCGATTTTATTAAAGCCTACGGCCTCCTCGTAGCCGGCGCCATAATACTCGCTTTTATCGCGTTTAGGAGAAGCCTTAGGCACTTGAAAATCCGCATGCTCTGGCACCGGCTTTTACTTAAACTTCCCGTCAGCTCTTACCTGGTTCGTTCAGTGAATGTGGCACGCTACATCCACACCTTTGGTATTCTTTTCGCCGCCGGGGTCAGTGTGCTTGAAACCATGCGCGTCTCCGCGAGCCTGGTGACCAATCTTGTCATGCGTAACGCCTTTGATGCAGCCACCACTCGCGTTCGCGAAGGTACCGCCATTCACCAGGCCTTAAAGGAAACGCATTTCTTAAGTCCCATGGCCACTCACTTAATCGCCAGCGGCGAAAAAAGCGGCCAGATCGCCACCATGATGGAACGCGCTGCCCAGCATCTGGACAATGAAGTGCAACGTCTGATCGACACAGCCCTGACGCTGCTTGAACCCCTGGTTATCCTGCTGATGGGCGCTGTGGTATTATTTATAGTATTGGCAACCCTGTTACCTATTTTTTCCATGGAGCAACTGGTTGCCTGA
- the glnA gene encoding type I glutamate--ammonia ligase, whose protein sequence is MGDNLILKAIKEHDAKFIDLRFTDTRGKEQHITLPVSAIDDDFIENGKMFDGSSIKGWQKIHQSDLALMPDLDTILPDPFYQDSTLIVRCNVVDPQTMLGYDRDPRSLAMRAEKYLISTRIADAAYIGPEPEFFLFDDVRWETSMSGSFYKIDSSEAQWNSGKVFEGGNIGHRPSIKGGYFPVPPVDSSQDIRSAICLTLEALGIPVEAHHHEVATGNQCEVATKFDTVTRKADQLQVLKYVIHNVAHNYGKTATFMPKPLVGDNGSGMHCHMSLAKDGVNLFAGEQYAGLSETALFFIGGIIKHARALNAFTNPSTNSYKRLVPGFEAPVLLAYSARNRSAAIRIPHVNNPKGRRIEVRFPDPTANPYLAFSAMMMAGIDGIQKKIHPGQPMDKDLYDLPPEELVDIPTVCGSLEQAVDYLRQDHEFLLQGDVFSRDFITSYIQLREAEISQVRSLVHPFEFELYYSL, encoded by the coding sequence ATGGGCGATAATTTGATTTTAAAGGCAATAAAAGAACACGATGCTAAATTTATTGACCTTCGTTTCACGGATACGCGCGGCAAAGAACAACACATTACGCTTCCAGTATCGGCCATTGATGATGATTTCATAGAAAATGGCAAAATGTTTGATGGCTCCTCCATCAAGGGTTGGCAAAAAATACATCAATCCGATTTGGCGTTGATGCCTGATCTGGACACCATACTTCCCGATCCATTCTATCAGGACAGCACCCTTATTGTCCGTTGCAATGTGGTTGATCCACAGACCATGTTGGGGTATGACCGCGATCCGCGCTCCTTGGCGATGCGTGCTGAAAAATATTTAATCTCGACCCGTATTGCGGATGCCGCTTACATCGGGCCTGAGCCTGAATTTTTCCTTTTTGATGATGTCCGCTGGGAAACATCCATGAGCGGTTCATTCTATAAAATTGACTCTTCCGAAGCCCAATGGAATTCCGGCAAAGTGTTTGAGGGTGGCAACATCGGTCATCGTCCAAGCATCAAAGGGGGCTATTTCCCGGTACCTCCGGTGGATTCTTCACAAGATATCCGCTCAGCCATCTGTTTAACGCTTGAAGCCCTGGGCATTCCGGTTGAGGCGCATCATCATGAAGTGGCGACCGGCAACCAGTGTGAAGTGGCGACAAAGTTTGACACGGTTACCCGCAAAGCGGATCAATTGCAGGTTTTAAAATACGTTATTCACAATGTGGCGCATAATTACGGCAAGACAGCCACTTTTATGCCCAAGCCTTTGGTAGGTGATAATGGCAGCGGCATGCACTGTCACATGTCCCTTGCCAAAGACGGTGTTAACCTGTTTGCGGGTGAGCAATATGCGGGCTTATCTGAAACAGCGTTGTTTTTTATTGGGGGAATTATAAAGCATGCCCGCGCCTTGAATGCGTTCACCAACCCCTCAACCAATAGCTACAAGCGTCTGGTTCCTGGTTTTGAGGCTCCCGTCCTGTTGGCTTATTCCGCCCGTAACCGCTCAGCGGCCATCCGTATCCCTCATGTGAATAATCCCAAGGGACGCCGTATCGAAGTCCGCTTCCCCGATCCAACAGCCAACCCATACCTGGCTTTCTCGGCAATGATGATGGCCGGTATTGATGGTATTCAGAAAAAAATTCACCCTGGCCAACCCATGGACAAAGATCTGTATGATTTACCGCCCGAAGAGTTGGTGGATATTCCTACCGTATGCGGTTCATTAGAGCAAGCCGTCGACTACCTGCGCCAGGATCATGAGTTTCTGTTGCAGGGGGATGTGTTCAGTCGTGATTTTATCACTAGCTACATTCAATTGCGGGAAGCTGAAATTTCTCAGGTAAGGAGCCTGGTTCATCCGTTTGAATTTGAGCTTTATTACAGTTTATAA
- a CDS encoding DUF4124 domain-containing protein codes for MRTFGYLICMILAVGSLHAEIYKWTDSEGNVHFSDQPHQGSEEINLPASQTFTPPAQNNTALPPAKAQETDAERGYKVLRIAQPIDEATIRNSQGYVPVIVEISPELKSGDKLQILYDGEPLGEPQATTVFALNDVKRGSHTIAVQAVDEEGNVLGTSEMITVFMHRPRVGMVPQTKPKNTAN; via the coding sequence ATGCGAACATTCGGCTATTTAATTTGCATGATTTTGGCTGTGGGGTCTTTACATGCCGAGATTTACAAATGGACTGACAGTGAGGGGAATGTCCATTTCAGTGATCAACCCCATCAAGGTTCTGAAGAAATTAATTTGCCCGCATCGCAGACCTTTACACCGCCGGCACAAAACAACACTGCTCTGCCTCCTGCCAAAGCGCAGGAGACTGATGCTGAAAGAGGGTACAAGGTTCTTCGCATTGCTCAACCCATTGATGAGGCGACCATTCGTAACAGCCAGGGGTATGTTCCGGTGATTGTAGAAATTTCCCCGGAATTAAAGTCCGGGGATAAGTTACAGATTCTCTATGATGGTGAGCCTTTGGGCGAGCCCCAGGCGACCACAGTCTTTGCCCTGAATGATGTGAAGCGCGGTTCCCATACTATCGCGGTACAGGCCGTGGATGAGGAAGGGAATGTGCTAGGCACCAGTGAAATGATCACCGTCTTCATGCATCGACCCAGAGTGGGCATGGTGCCGCAAACCAAACCTAAAAATACCGCCAACTAA